A segment of the Triticum urartu cultivar G1812 chromosome 1, Tu2.1, whole genome shotgun sequence genome:
GGAATGCATGTAAGCCAAATATAGGTCAATTAGTTCTTTTTGAAGGAAAGTGAGTTCTTTTTTCTCTTAGGCACCATGGAGCACAAAATTTTCTAAAATTGAAAAATCAACCTTTTAAGTTCATAAAAAAACTGAAAATAAATACACGGGTATTTATAGATGTATACAAGATGTGTGTAAATTTTCATCAGGAAATACGCTTTGGAGTGCACTCTACAAAAAAAATCATATACTTTTATAGTGAATCGTATGTGTTTTAGAAATATGTGATATTTTATTTTTGTATAGCTCGTATATAAATGTATTTCTCCATGAAAATTTGAAGACAAGGCAAATACCTCCATGTCTATGTGTgtattttttgcattttttaaAGACCTAAAAATTGCTTTTCTATTTTTTAAAATTAAGGGCTCCATGGATCTTGATCTCCATTAGCTATTTTCGTGTTTACGTTGATAAAAGGTAAAATAGGAGCAGACACGACGAATAAAGTTACAGAATTTAAAATAACAAATATTTAAAAAAATCTAATTGAAACCAAATAGATTGTTACTAAAGAGACAGTTCAGAAGACCCTGACCGGGGAGTAAAAAAAATTACATACTTTTTACATCCTAGTTGTGACATTGTGACGGTATTTATGAGTTAAAAATCTTAGCTAACTTTACCCCTTATTGTAACATTGTGAAAGTCAATTAAAAAAACATTATGGAAGATTTTATCCTAAGGTTTTTTCTTCGACATATCGAAAAGCTAGATCCACTTTGGTAGGATGACATAACAAATCGATCGGCAAACATGTCGAGGCGTACTAGTGGTCAATTTTATCGAAGCATGCAAGCATGCAAAATTATGTCAATTTTATCTCAAATCTATGAAACTTTGTAATGCCATCCAAACACTCCCCACCCCTTGCGGTTATAGCTGGCCAAATGGGCCGTTTTTTTTCGGGCCGGCCCGTGAGCACGCCGGCACGGCCCGCCTTGGGCCAGGCACGACACGGGCTAAACGGCTCGGGCCCGGCACGCGGCACGCCCTGGGCCTGGAGGCTGGGCACGCGGGCCGGCACGGCACGACCCAATTacgtttttatttttttatacaTCTATAGATGGCCCAAGATGTAAAAATAGGCTAAAAACGCTCAGTGCGTCAAATAACAGGCTAAAAATATGTAGCCCACCGTGCTAAACGGGCCAACGTGCCGGCCCGTTTACTAACTGGGTCGTGCCTGGGCCTGGGGGTGCAGCACGCGGGCCGGCACGGCACGTCCCGTATAGTAATCGTGCCCTGGCGGGTCGTGCCGGGCCAGGCACGATTACGATGGGCCGGGCCGGGCCGTTTGGCCAGGTATGcttgtggtggtggtggtttgCCCCTGGCACGGTGTCACCGCTTCATTCCCGCGTTTCTAGGAGGTCTATGAGGTGCGACGTGAGACCGTCAATGCCAGTCGCGATGGATCTTCGCGGCAGATTGGGGCACCCTTGATCTAGATAACGACGGTCGACAACGAATCACTTCCTCCCATGATCTGGCTGGCTGGTGGTCCAGCGACTGTTTGGAAGTTGGTAGGCAGCTTTTGCTGCGATGCGACATCAACAATGGTGGCGCAAAGCAGAGACGTGGTGGATTGCAGATGGTGTGGCTACCGCTTGCACTTTTTTTGGCCACTTTTTTTTGGCGTCGTTAACCCCCCCATCGCAATGGCTCTAGAGCGCGTGTGGATGAGGTGTCGAGACTCCCATGAAAAcatttgactctttgcataatgCGGCGATATGTGTTCGCATGCATGCCTTTTTGTCGCATGGTGATGCCCACGACAAGGTTATGCATGCGAGCGGCTGTCTCCGGGCATGTATTGCCATGGGATAATTCAGATTTCCTATAATCATGATGTGTGGGTATGCCCCACCATGccacaacaccttcttcaacaaAGTGGTGAGGACAACACACATGGTGATTTCGATTTGGTGGTGCACTTTGAATATTGGGTTTCGAGTTTCAGGGTGAAAACTCTAGATCCGACCTTCATTGGTTGCACATGCAATGGAGTCATTGGTTACACGTGCAATGATATCATTGGTTGCACATGGCATTGCAAATGTCTAGTGTAATTGTTATCATTTTTAACATACTATATTTTCTAAAAAGGTGCACCTAGCGCTCTTGCGCAATTTCAGATACAATCCCAGCAAATACGATAATGAGTTATGGGTCTGTTCAGCCACCGCATCATCCCGAGACATGGATCCGCCATTCGGCCTTGCTATTTTCTTAAGTTACAGTACATTTTTATGGGCATTCATCCTGCCAGTcagaaaataataaaaaaagaTAAAAACCATCAGAACTAATAAACGGTAAAATGTGACTCTCTTTGCCGACAAGGTAAAATGTTGTCACAAGATCACAAGAGGAGACCAAGCCAACACTCCCAAAATTTACCGTTAAAAATCACAGAAAGAGAACGACATCAATTATTAAGAAAAAAGAATCGGCCAGTAAAACTGTAAACAAAACATGCGCTTTAACACCGGTGCACGCTTACGTGCGCTTCGATCGATTTAGTATTGCACGCGTGATTTGGGGTGCACGAATGTTCGATGGAGGGGTAAAGAAGAAAAAGGCAACCGTCTCCGGCTCCGGCTCCGGCCCGTTCCTTGTGGGTGCACCTCGTTCGCACGATGCGACGTCGTGACCACGAAGTGGGCTACGCATGCTTCGCCTTAAAACATAATTAAccaatttaaaaaaaatcaattgACCAATTGTTAACAACTAGTACAATGGAGTGCTTTACCACGAGGGAAGCTTCCAAACCAGCCCTGGCGGCAAGGGCACGCACGTGGACCGGCGGCACAAGAAAAAGGCAGATAGTTTCGAGGAcgttcttttttcttcttctccttttgcTCTTAGACCGGGTCTAGCCTAGCTTCAAGAGATAAACTCCAAGAGACAAGACTAGGAAAGAGGTGGGCATCTAGAGCTGGAATATGCTCCAGGAAAAGAAGGGCCCTGTCAACCTCAGCCAATCCGGATACACATTGGTGCTGATTCTTTTCACTCATTAACTTTTTTCACGTATGGAAATTATTTACACAATATATAAATTTATAATGCATTCCTCGCGATTTACTGACATATTTTTCATGCATATGAACTACAGTAAACAGCTATTACGCCTCTGGAAATAAAGCTCGTTCCAAATTTTTCTATGTGTAGTAAAGTGATTATTATTCTTTGACGAAGTAGGTGCGTTGGTCAATGATTCACGATCTAACCTCTGTTTTCACAACCAAAACAGCTGCTCTGCGTTTGCTCTCTGCCGGTTTTGAGGCGATTTTATTATATGCGTGACATCAACCGGTCGACCGACGCTGCACGCTTCTCGGCCTTGGTCTTGGTTGGACGTCTTCCCCTGCCATGGAGGATATGGATTGCATTTGAAACATGTAATCCGTGGGCAAATTTGGCACTAccttttttttggttttttggttttttttggTTAATAGTAGTGGGAATTAGTTGTCGATTAGATATTTGCAAAGTTTGGGAGGACTTTAATGGCCAGCAACAGCTGGGGGCATGTGCGTGAAGGCGTGAAGGGGTCCACGGGTCACAGCTTTTTTGGCCGCGTCCATCGTTTCGGTTTGGTCAATCAATGGGCTGCTTCCCTCACGTGTCGCTTTTGCGTTCCCCCCCTCGTTAAATACCCGATTTCTTAGATTGTTTCCGAAGATTGGGTGCAAATGCATCAATGCCTTTTACAACGATTTGTTGGTTCACAATTGGTTTTGATTTTCCTTACGTTTGTTTCTCTAGAATGAGCTTATTGAATGCATCTTTTCTCTAAAGTTTACGTAAAATGGAATATATCTTTCAAATTTTGTAATGGATGCAAAGAGTTTGCCACACCACATGTACAGCCATATAGAAATTGTCCTGGGCTCTATATACAAGCTTCTGAAATCGCATTCTCTCCGCGGATTCGAGCAAACTTATTTACATTTTTTACAAAGCTTATTCACCAGCCTTTGGTTGATTAGTTGAGAATATCCTATGCTGCATCTGAAATGACCCATCTATTGCCTAGACGCCGGGCCAACAAAAAGTTGTAAACATcattttttttatcatttaccacTCTGCATTAACCGATGTCTGCGTGGTAGGATTTCGGCGCAACTAGATGGAGATATATCAAATATCCTACTTTCCTGAGCGTGGAATTGCAAAAGTGCAATAAATATCTTAAAAGTTAAAAAATAGCCCATGACAGGTTGTCCTCCAGAAAATGCCGCCCACCTTCCCATTTCCGAAAATACCCAGAATGCCCTCCACTCCACCTATAAATAGACCCTCTCCCAGCGCTTAGAAACCTTCCCCATCGTCTCTACCTGCTTATGCATTAGAGCCCCCGGAGTTGCCTTCGATTCGCAGCTAAGTCCTGCTttctcccttccccttcttatTTCAGTCCCTGTAGTTTGGTTTTCCTTAAGAGTCTACTCCCTGTTCCGTTGCAAATAAGCCCCTGAGCTCTGTCCTATTCTAGCCTCAACTCCTTGGTCTCGGGAGGAGTTCGTCGCAGATCCGATCTAGAGAGCCTCCCCGCACCACCCATGTTTACCTTCCCCTTCCTCTGACGGCCGCCGTCCCCCGATGAAGCTGCGCGTCCGCTGCCGCTCCCACTCCTTCTCCGTCGCCTTCCTCTACTGGTTCTACGACTTCTCATGAACTCCTCGCCCCCCGACAACGCCGCATCCATCCAGCCTCTAGTTGATTAGATCCAGCCTCGTTTCTTCCACTTTCTTGCCTTCTTCCTCCCCATCATCAAAGAAAAGAGATCTCTTTTCTGGTTCTTGGATCAAGAACCCGACCGACCATGTCGTCGCCGTCGCGCCGGAGCTCCAGCCCCGAGAGCAACATCgacggcggcagcggcagcggctcCGCCGGTGACGAGCGCAAGCGCAAGAGGATGCTGTCCAACAGGGAGTCGGCGAGGCGGTCCCGCGCGCGCAAGCAGCAGCGGATGGAGGAGCTCATCGCCGAGGCCAGCCGCCTCCAGGCCGAGAACAAGCGCGTGGAGGCCCAGATCGGCGCCTACACGACCGAGCTGACCAAGGTGGACGGCGAGAACGCCGTGCTCCGCGCGCGCCACGGCGAGCTCGCCGGCCGGCTGCAGGCGCTCGGCGGCGTCCTGGAGATCTTCCAGGTGGCCGGCGCGCCCGTGGACATCCCGGAGATCCCTGACCCGCTGCTCCGCCCATGGCAGTCCCCGTTCGCGCCCCAGCTGGCCACCGCCGGCGGCATGCCTGACGCGTTCCAGTTCTGAGCCAAGACAAGTCATGCCACGGCGACATTGCGCCACCGTGGATAAGGTTGATGattactgctgctgctgctgaagAATGCTAGTACTACTAGTTTGTTTGCTTCATGTTTAATTATGGTAATCCTAGACCATCATTAGTACTTATTTTGTGATTGTAATCTTCCTATTCTCCTAGCCAGTGGATATGGATAAGAACAATGTCATTGATGTGTGGCGGAGCACAAATGGATTGTGCCTATCTTTGGGTTGATTTGTAATAACATCTTGACATGGAACCAATATATGTTTGCAGTTATTTAGCTATGTGTTACTTTGGCAAGCGTTTGATTGAATTTTATGAAATGACCCAGGTTGATTGTTGAGTGCTGATTATGTTACGTTTGTAAGTATGATATACCCCTTTTGCCAAAAGTAGATTACCCAGAGATTGTATCTGAAAGTATCAATGCACTCCTTTGTACCTGATATATGTGCTTTGAACCTGTGATGAGCGGAGAATTGCTATAAGGCCATAGTGGAGACGCCATGCTCTAGCATTTGCTGCTGTACGGATACTTTTGATGAAAAAATTGCGAGCGTCCACTGATCTTTTCTTGGAAATTTGCGTTGATTGTGATTAGCTTCTGTTTAGAACACGCAGTTTTCATTCATAAAAAATTAGTATTAGATTGGTCCATTAAGGCGTCAAGCTTCTAGTTTGCTTCTTAACAAAGTGAGTCGATCATTGGTTTTAACTCGTTAAACTTAATGAGCTTACCTAACAAGCTACCGAATTGCACGACCAACTTTTTAAGCCCCTAATACAACACAACACACTTGTTAGGCTCCTAATACAGCACAATGCATATTTTCTTATCTTAAATGACAACGTTTAATGGCATCTCGGGCTTTCTATTCCATCGAATCGACTCATTCCAGACTAATAACTAGGAGGACATCTCCTCCCATGTCACTATCTCCCTTGATAAAATCATAGCCGCACCACTGTCCTGTAGGCCCTTATACCTTGCACCCAAAGCAAAAGGGGTAACCCGTACTAACAAGAGCTCATGAACTTTAAACAAACATAGTTGGGCATGGTTTCGCTCATTAAGCATATCGAGCTTAACAAGCCGAGCAACTAGTTAATCCACCCCTAGGTGGATGTACATGCCTTGCGTGTCTGAAGTGGTGGCACGATGGTGAAGGAGGTTGCGCCGTGTGGAATATGGCTCTCTTGGTTCCTCACTAGTCATGGAGCTAGTGATTTTTGGATTTGATTGATTGAATCTTTACACTAGATTACTCATTCCTTCAATGACCCTTTGCTCTTGTTGGTGATGGTGGAATATTGTATAGATCGTGTATGAGGGTTTCTTCTTCCTCGGTGGTTTTTTTGGCGTCATTTATGATCTTGGTTTTTGACACAATTGATGCTTCTCTGTCTTTTCGTGTGTTGAAGCCAAATGGTACATATATGATTTGATCTCCCCAGCCAACCTAAATTCGGATTTTGCAGCCGATGGTGGAGTGGTGGAGCGCATCGAATTCCGTTCTATTGAGTGTTGACAGTGTAGAAAAGAAGACTTTCCGTAGTGTGTCGGGCTTGTCATTCAGTTGTAAATTGGTATTACCCTAAAAAATGTTGTAATTTGATGTCTTGTAATGTGGATCCGCAAGACAATTGCTTTTTTAGGGGGAAAATGGCACCTTAATTTCCTTTTATTTCATTTTAGGAGTATCCTACTTCGATTTTTTAGCGGAATTTCTACTTTCTTATGGACATGCCAATTAAGGCTTTTTTTGGGGGTAGAATTCAACCAGTGCCGCAAGAGACACGAGCGAGGTGGCCCATGAATTAGTAGGTTTGGTTCATTGTTGGTCGACGAAATCCCATTACAGCTTAACTTGTGTAACTGTTGTTTGAAGGTTGAAGCCATGATGCCTTCTCTGAAGAAAAATATCCTTACTTTCCTATGGGCTCTAAACTGGGTACTTCTACTGTTCAGGCCGAATTTCAGCTGGGCCAAACCCAAATTTAGTTCCGGCTAATGAATGACAAGAACTGTAGCAACAATAATGGAGGTTTTCCTTAAAAAAAACAATAATGGAGGTAAAGCAAATAACGACATCTTCGGTCTTAAAAATCAGCTGGTATATATCCTGAGCCGCCACAGGAACCCAATCTCTTTGTTTTTTTGTCAATAGCTGTAGCAAAATTTGCCACAGCAAAGACAGTGACATACGATTTATGTATAT
Coding sequences within it:
- the LOC125546826 gene encoding ocs element-binding factor 1-like produces the protein MSSPSRRSSSPESNIDGGSGSGSAGDERKRKRMLSNRESARRSRARKQQRMEELIAEASRLQAENKRVEAQIGAYTTELTKVDGENAVLRARHGELAGRLQALGGVLEIFQVAGAPVDIPEIPDPLLRPWQSPFAPQLATAGGMPDAFQF